The following are from one region of the Bacteroidota bacterium genome:
- the dapB gene encoding 4-hydroxy-tetrahydrodipicolinate reductase, translated as MSLRIALVGYGKMGKAVEAEARARGHEICLIVDQDNAHLATLLRPETCDCFIEFTRPEAALGNFRNLLSTGVPIVTGTTGWLPELETFRAEVLAANGRFMYSSNFSVGVNVLFQLNKMLAKLMNGHPQYDCYIEEAHHRHKKDAPSGTAQSLAGQILDGLNHKTKLAGPELLLRAPEPEELSIAFTRAGEIIGNHAVTYISDIDRITIQHEAFNRRGFALGAVIAAEWMQGKRGFFEFGQIFETIQPF; from the coding sequence ATGAGTCTTCGAATCGCATTGGTGGGATATGGCAAAATGGGAAAGGCTGTCGAGGCCGAAGCCCGTGCGCGCGGCCATGAGATCTGTTTGATTGTCGATCAAGACAACGCGCACCTCGCAACGCTCTTGCGTCCCGAAACCTGCGATTGTTTCATCGAATTCACCCGCCCGGAGGCTGCGTTGGGCAATTTCAGGAATTTGCTTTCGACAGGAGTACCGATCGTGACAGGAACCACCGGTTGGCTCCCCGAACTGGAAACTTTCCGTGCTGAGGTGCTCGCTGCCAACGGCCGTTTTATGTACAGCAGCAACTTTTCCGTCGGCGTCAACGTCCTTTTTCAGCTCAACAAGATGCTTGCCAAGCTCATGAATGGCCATCCGCAGTACGATTGCTATATCGAGGAGGCACATCATCGGCACAAAAAAGATGCGCCATCCGGAACTGCACAAAGTCTGGCAGGCCAAATTTTGGACGGTCTGAATCACAAGACCAAACTTGCTGGACCAGAATTGCTCCTTCGTGCGCCAGAACCCGAAGAGCTTTCGATTGCCTTCACGCGAGCAGGCGAGATCATTGGCAATCATGCGGTCACATATATCTCTGATATTGACAGAATTACGATTCAGCACGAGGCATTCAACCGTCGCGGATTTGCGCTGGGTGCAGTCATTGCTGCCGAATGGATGCAAGGCAAACGCGGCTTTTTCGAATTCGGGCAAATTTTCGAAACAATTCAGCCTTTCTGA
- a CDS encoding radical SAM protein: protein MDHLYLNRADVRALNARRIGREKRRVCHIPEKGLYFGLRGQIFSCCYNKSYVLGTYPEHSIREIWEGKALKQQRRAIKKWDMALGCQGCYELIKSQNFNALPLKNYDRFAPRNRRFPAKMDFELFNTCNLECIMCRGEFSSTIRKNREGLPPIDSPYDAAFFDQVEEFIPHLQSSHFLGGEPFLIPQYVDLWERMSEINPKMAVSVQTNCTVLNQRVKDILERMDFHISVSIDSVDATNYAFIRKHGQLDRVLENLRYFREYTYRRGTLLTLAFCPMPQNWRELPMIVDFCNEWGMPLMFTTVESPPSCSLSALNFAQLSEIEAYLQPHLHPLNTPLERQNRQTYLDQIQQIRYWKEAARSKELAGIDQKPTNFNELIQQIRQVMGLTTGMGAAELDQAVRDIETKLRFVLNYATHRGQGAEAEAKMIATQPELIIRSVPGLTEQELLGLFSSFVMPMN, encoded by the coding sequence ATGGATCATCTCTATCTCAACCGCGCCGATGTACGCGCACTGAACGCGAGACGCATTGGCAGAGAAAAGCGTAGGGTATGCCACATTCCGGAAAAGGGCCTCTATTTTGGCCTTCGCGGCCAAATCTTCAGCTGTTGCTACAACAAATCGTATGTGCTAGGGACTTATCCAGAGCATTCGATCCGTGAAATTTGGGAGGGCAAAGCGCTAAAACAGCAACGGCGAGCGATCAAAAAATGGGATATGGCATTGGGCTGCCAAGGCTGCTATGAACTGATCAAATCCCAGAATTTCAACGCATTACCGCTCAAAAACTACGATCGATTTGCTCCGAGAAACCGCAGGTTTCCTGCGAAAATGGACTTCGAGTTGTTCAATACCTGCAACTTGGAATGCATCATGTGTCGCGGCGAATTTTCATCTACGATTCGGAAGAACCGTGAAGGATTGCCGCCCATCGATTCCCCCTATGATGCCGCCTTCTTTGATCAGGTCGAGGAATTCATTCCGCACCTGCAAAGCAGTCACTTTCTAGGCGGGGAGCCGTTTCTCATTCCGCAGTACGTCGATTTGTGGGAAAGAATGTCTGAAATCAATCCCAAAATGGCTGTTTCAGTTCAGACGAATTGTACCGTTCTGAACCAACGGGTGAAAGATATCCTTGAGCGAATGGACTTTCACATCAGCGTATCCATCGACTCGGTGGATGCTACCAACTATGCCTTCATTCGCAAGCATGGACAACTCGATCGCGTTCTGGAAAATCTGCGTTACTTCCGAGAATACACATATCGGCGTGGCACCTTACTCACACTGGCATTTTGCCCGATGCCCCAAAATTGGCGTGAATTGCCGATGATCGTCGATTTCTGCAATGAATGGGGAATGCCTTTGATGTTTACTACCGTCGAATCGCCGCCCTCTTGCAGCCTTTCTGCCTTGAATTTTGCTCAACTTTCTGAAATTGAAGCCTATCTCCAACCACATCTGCATCCACTCAATACCCCACTTGAACGACAAAACCGGCAAACATATCTCGATCAAATCCAGCAAATCAGGTACTGGAAGGAGGCGGCCCGCTCAAAGGAATTGGCTGGAATCGACCAGAAACCAACGAATTTCAATGAATTGATCCAACAAATCCGGCAAGTCATGGGCTTGACGACCGGGATGGGTGCCGCAGAACTGGATCAGGCCGTTCGCGATATCGAAACAAAGCTGAGATTTGTGTTGAATTATGCTACCCATCGTGGACAAGGCGCTGAAGCTGAGGCTAAAATGATTGCAACGCAACCCGAATTGATCATTCGATCGGTACCGGGTTTGACAGAGCAAGAACTCTTGGGACTTTTCAGCAGCTTTGTCATGCCAATGAATTAG
- the lepB gene encoding signal peptidase I: MKQNYIKRCVATPGDLLEIRDRQLYINGEKGWNPEFMQFSYLGTGFYAKTLENEGFRVAPQENNGNAFIDQGTGAWVLHMNETRFKKLSSVKGTSITPLIEDLQTMDLVRHRNQEMEQMARGGKYALFPKAPEKVLWTKDDFGPLWIPKKGATIPLNDSTLTFYEKCIKVYEDNTLEFKDGKYLLNGEVATSYTFKLDYYWMMGDNRHQSLDSRYWGFVPEDHIVGRPWFVLFSFEGGPRWDRFFKPATKWEP, encoded by the coding sequence ATGAAGCAAAATTATATCAAACGTTGCGTTGCCACCCCGGGAGATCTGCTGGAAATCAGGGATCGACAGCTCTACATTAACGGTGAAAAGGGATGGAACCCGGAATTCATGCAGTTTTCCTATTTGGGAACTGGATTTTATGCCAAAACGCTTGAAAATGAAGGCTTCAGGGTCGCGCCGCAAGAAAACAACGGCAATGCCTTCATCGATCAAGGCACCGGTGCCTGGGTCCTGCACATGAACGAAACTCGCTTCAAGAAGCTCTCTTCGGTCAAAGGGACCTCGATCACTCCGTTGATTGAAGACTTGCAAACGATGGATTTGGTGCGCCATCGCAACCAGGAAATGGAACAGATGGCCCGGGGCGGAAAATATGCACTTTTCCCAAAGGCTCCGGAAAAAGTGCTTTGGACAAAGGACGACTTTGGTCCGCTTTGGATCCCCAAAAAAGGTGCAACCATTCCCCTGAATGACAGCACTTTGACCTTTTACGAGAAGTGCATCAAGGTCTATGAAGACAATACTTTGGAGTTCAAAGACGGAAAGTACCTGCTCAATGGCGAAGTTGCGACGAGCTACACCTTCAAGTTGGATTACTATTGGATGATGGGGGACAATCGCCATCAGTCCCTGGACAGCCGTTATTGGGGCTTTGTCCCTGAAGACCACATCGTAGGTAGGCCTTGGTTTGTCTTGTTCAGCTTCGAAGGAGGTCCGCGCTGGGACAGGTTCTTCAAGCCTGCAACGAAGTGGGAGCCCTGA
- a CDS encoding peptidoglycan DD-metalloendopeptidase family protein, with product MYHVDMVNFPDTLIYNFAQGGLLNYTVPRQGRVTSGFGYRSLFGRKFHKGLDIDLETGDTIVAAMDGKIRIARYGKGYGNFVVISHQGGLETVYGHMSQLEVHEGQVVKSGEPIGLGGSTGQSTGSHLHFEIRVFGEQVDPSWVIDEATLMPIKPVAKIEKSWFYYLGEPHDETTHVVAVGETLDQIATMYETDTNTLLLINGLDPATTTVPEGTHLKVE from the coding sequence ATGTACCATGTGGACATGGTCAATTTTCCAGATACCCTCATTTATAATTTTGCCCAAGGCGGATTGTTGAACTATACGGTTCCAAGGCAGGGCAGGGTTACATCGGGATTTGGTTACCGCAGCCTTTTTGGACGCAAATTCCACAAAGGATTGGACATTGACCTCGAAACAGGCGACACGATCGTCGCTGCCATGGATGGCAAAATCAGAATCGCCCGTTATGGAAAAGGCTATGGCAACTTCGTAGTCATCAGCCATCAAGGTGGTCTGGAAACTGTTTATGGGCACATGTCGCAACTGGAAGTCCATGAAGGACAAGTGGTGAAATCGGGAGAACCTATTGGTCTCGGTGGCAGCACAGGTCAGAGTACTGGAAGCCATCTGCACTTTGAAATTCGGGTTTTTGGAGAGCAAGTCGATCCTTCATGGGTCATCGACGAAGCTACCTTGATGCCGATCAAACCCGTTGCCAAGATTGAAAAAAGCTGGTTTTACTACTTGGGCGAACCCCATGATGAAACCACGCACGTGGTTGCTGTTGGCGAAACCCTCGACCAAATAGCCACGATGTACGAAACAGATACCAATACCTTGCTTTTGATCAACGGATTGGATCCTGCAACGACGACCGTTCCTGAAGGAACACATCTGAAAGTAGAATAA
- a CDS encoding asparagine synthetase B encodes MKNIRKTIVLMLLICASWSAKAVDHILIPMDYTQSNHLKAYGIAFWVLEHNVDVQWLLNYRGGSFTFPAFPDFETELLVRDVKYDKISAGALTNILAEVTSEDVNMDAVKLEKAPKVAVYSPKNKQPWDDAVTLVLTYAEIPYDVVYDGEVLDDSLAKYDWLHLHHEDFTGQYGKFYASFHSQQWYQDQVEESEALAKRYGYAKVSQLKLAVVNKIQGFCKQGGFVFAMCSATDSYDIALSAYNTDICDYMFDGDPQAPDAQQKLDFTQTLAFEDYTLIKDPMVYEFSNIDANPAFGRAVPKELDYFTLFDFSAKYDPVPTMLCQNHTSTVKGFMGQTTAFNKATIKKEVRIMGELKAFSEARYIHGNYGEGMWTYYGGHDPEDYQHMVGEEPTELRLFPNSPGYRLILNNILFPAAKKKKLKT; translated from the coding sequence ATGAAAAATATTAGAAAGACGATTGTCCTGATGCTCTTGATCTGTGCGAGTTGGTCCGCGAAGGCCGTCGACCATATCTTGATTCCTATGGACTACACGCAAAGCAACCACCTCAAGGCGTACGGAATCGCATTTTGGGTGCTTGAGCACAATGTGGACGTGCAGTGGTTGCTCAACTACCGCGGAGGCTCCTTTACATTCCCTGCTTTTCCAGACTTTGAGACCGAACTTTTGGTGCGCGACGTGAAGTATGACAAGATTTCAGCCGGCGCCTTGACCAATATCCTTGCCGAAGTCACATCCGAAGATGTCAACATGGACGCCGTCAAGCTTGAAAAAGCTCCTAAAGTCGCCGTCTATTCACCCAAAAATAAACAACCTTGGGACGACGCTGTGACCTTGGTACTCACATATGCGGAAATCCCCTACGATGTCGTTTACGATGGAGAGGTCCTGGACGACTCCTTGGCCAAATATGACTGGCTACACCTTCACCATGAGGACTTTACAGGCCAATATGGCAAATTTTACGCGTCCTTTCACAGCCAACAGTGGTATCAAGATCAAGTCGAAGAGTCCGAGGCGCTTGCCAAGCGTTACGGTTATGCCAAGGTGAGTCAATTGAAACTTGCAGTGGTGAACAAAATCCAAGGCTTTTGCAAACAAGGCGGCTTTGTATTCGCAATGTGTTCCGCAACAGATAGTTACGACATTGCGCTGTCTGCCTACAACACCGACATTTGCGACTATATGTTTGACGGCGATCCTCAAGCACCTGACGCACAACAGAAGCTGGATTTTACGCAAACGCTTGCATTCGAAGACTATACCTTGATTAAGGACCCGATGGTCTATGAATTCAGCAACATCGATGCAAATCCAGCCTTCGGCCGTGCGGTTCCCAAGGAATTGGACTATTTCACTTTGTTTGATTTCTCTGCCAAGTACGATCCTGTGCCCACGATGCTCTGCCAAAACCATACAAGCACTGTGAAGGGCTTCATGGGGCAAACAACGGCATTTAACAAGGCGACCATCAAAAAGGAAGTGCGGATCATGGGCGAATTGAAAGCCTTTTCAGAGGCGCGTTACATCCATGGCAATTACGGCGAAGGCATGTGGACCTACTATGGCGGCCATGATCCCGAAGATTATCAACACATGGTCGGCGAAGAGCCGACAGAATTGCGGCTTTTCCCCAATTCGCCAGGTTATCGTCTGATTCTCAACAATATTCTTTTCCCAGCTGCGAAAAAGAAAAAGCTCAAAACTTGA
- a CDS encoding DUF4430 domain-containing protein: MRFPLLFLSFTALTLVLGCTPSAAESNSSLETEPGKEKTIHLQVHQPETGALISYPGVLVYKEVSTVREVLLSAQKDFPEFSFTDTLYPGAGHLLTSIHGIKNATGTGGCWQFCIDNVASDLGIDGKTIAPGQTLDWHYSEYGKLPCKKIGE; encoded by the coding sequence ATGCGTTTTCCCCTGCTCTTTTTGTCCTTCACAGCTTTGACACTTGTCCTTGGATGCACGCCGTCTGCGGCTGAATCAAATTCTTCCCTTGAAACGGAGCCCGGCAAGGAAAAAACCATTCACCTGCAGGTTCATCAACCGGAAACGGGCGCTTTGATCTCCTATCCGGGCGTTTTGGTGTACAAGGAAGTATCGACTGTCAGGGAAGTGCTGCTGTCGGCGCAGAAAGATTTCCCCGAATTCAGCTTTACCGACACGCTGTATCCCGGCGCGGGGCACCTTCTTACCAGCATCCACGGCATCAAAAATGCCACTGGAACCGGCGGTTGTTGGCAGTTTTGCATCGACAATGTTGCTTCCGACCTTGGAATCGATGGGAAAACCATTGCACCAGGACAAACACTGGATTGGCACTATTCCGAATATGGAAAACTGCCGTGCAAAAAGATTGGAGAATAA
- a CDS encoding 4a-hydroxytetrahydrobiopterin dehydratase yields the protein MKAYYSEAEANAKLVFLEGWTFRNNGIEKEFTFRDFVDAFSFMTRVAMEAERINHHPDWRNVWNTVHVRLSTHDVGGLTDKDFQLADTIEKRILTK from the coding sequence ATGAAAGCGTATTATTCAGAGGCTGAGGCCAATGCCAAGCTGGTCTTTTTGGAGGGATGGACCTTTCGCAACAACGGAATTGAGAAGGAATTCACATTCCGGGATTTTGTGGATGCCTTTAGCTTCATGACCCGGGTGGCGATGGAAGCCGAACGCATCAACCATCATCCGGATTGGCGCAATGTATGGAACACTGTGCATGTGCGCCTGAGTACGCACGATGTGGGCGGCCTCACTGACAAGGACTTTCAATTGGCAGATACGATAGAAAAGCGGATTCTCACGAAATGA
- the dut gene encoding dUTP diphosphatase: MQIPIVNKSGNPLPFYATAQSAGMDLCAALPEPIVLAPGDYRLVPTGLFIELPAGYEAQIRPRSGLAFKHGVTVLNAPGTIDADYRGEIGVLLINHGKQPFEIKNGERIAQMVIAAHATVEWQLAETLEATARGAGGFGHTGKN; the protein is encoded by the coding sequence ATTCAAATTCCGATCGTCAACAAATCGGGGAATCCCCTCCCCTTTTACGCCACTGCACAGTCGGCAGGCATGGATTTATGTGCTGCCTTGCCTGAGCCGATCGTATTGGCTCCCGGCGATTATCGCCTTGTTCCGACAGGCTTGTTCATCGAATTGCCTGCGGGTTACGAGGCTCAAATCAGGCCGAGAAGTGGCCTTGCCTTCAAGCATGGCGTTACCGTCCTCAACGCGCCGGGCACGATCGATGCCGACTATCGCGGCGAAATCGGCGTTTTGCTCATCAACCATGGCAAGCAGCCGTTTGAGATTAAAAATGGCGAACGCATTGCCCAAATGGTCATCGCAGCGCATGCAACCGTCGAATGGCAGCTTGCCGAGACACTGGAAGCAACGGCGCGCGGCGCCGGCGGATTTGGGCATACAGGAAAAAACTAA
- a CDS encoding nucleotidyltransferase: protein MKIIIPMAGRGSRLRPHTLTTPKPLLPIAGKPIVQRLVEDIVSLYDGKVEEIAFIIGDFGQAVEQQLLHVAASLGAKGHIFHQEEPLGTAHAIWMAESVLKGECIVAFADTLFRARFKLDRTKDGAIWVKRVADPSAFGVVTLDANGVINELVEKPVKYVSDLAIIGIYYLRQGEALREEIKFLLDNDLREKGEFQLTNALENMKAKGAQFVPGTVEDWMDCGNKDAMLETTQKVLEYDTRDGKSLVSTDLYVRNSQVIPPCHIGKGVRLENSVVGPNVSIGEGTVIVNSVVNTSIIGEKSKIVNTVLANSMVGSHALVESHSRNLDIGDYCRIRAHE, encoded by the coding sequence ATGAAGATCATCATCCCCATGGCCGGTCGCGGCTCAAGACTCCGGCCACATACGCTCACCACACCGAAACCGCTGCTTCCGATTGCTGGGAAGCCGATTGTGCAGCGTCTGGTCGAGGACATCGTGAGCCTGTATGATGGCAAAGTCGAAGAAATTGCCTTCATCATCGGCGACTTTGGGCAGGCCGTGGAGCAGCAACTTCTGCATGTCGCAGCGAGTTTGGGCGCCAAGGGCCATATTTTCCATCAGGAAGAGCCACTTGGAACGGCACATGCCATCTGGATGGCCGAGTCCGTGCTCAAAGGCGAATGCATCGTGGCATTTGCAGACACGCTCTTCAGGGCAAGATTCAAACTCGACCGTACCAAAGACGGAGCCATCTGGGTCAAACGTGTCGCCGATCCCTCAGCCTTTGGTGTGGTGACCCTTGATGCCAATGGCGTCATCAATGAACTCGTCGAAAAGCCGGTCAAATACGTTTCCGACCTGGCCATCATCGGAATTTACTACCTGCGCCAAGGCGAGGCCCTGCGCGAGGAGATTAAATTCCTGCTCGACAATGACCTCCGGGAAAAGGGCGAATTCCAATTGACCAATGCCCTGGAAAATATGAAGGCCAAAGGCGCACAATTTGTGCCGGGAACCGTAGAAGACTGGATGGATTGTGGCAACAAGGACGCGATGCTGGAAACGACACAAAAAGTCCTCGAATATGATACCCGCGACGGCAAATCGCTGGTATCAACGGACCTATATGTACGCAATAGCCAAGTGATTCCGCCCTGTCATATCGGAAAAGGTGTGCGCTTGGAAAATTCAGTTGTAGGCCCAAATGTGTCGATTGGAGAAGGAACGGTCATTGTAAACTCGGTTGTAAACACCTCGATTATCGGAGAAAAGTCTAAAATCGTCAACACGGTCCTCGCCAACAGCATGGTCGGCAGTCACGCCTTGGTAGAAAGCCATTCCCGCAACCTCGACATCGGAGATTATTGTAGAATTCGTGCCCATGAATAA
- a CDS encoding tetratricopeptide repeat protein encodes MNKFLLSLLVLVLALGSGNAMAQKKEKKGKKGNVTKTAAIDPKTKERIDYLFIEANTLYLQEKKTEAIALLKELLALDSKNHAALYQVGKINNELQNFGEGMKYCKSALDLNPENYWYYAELVIAYQGAREMGKALEVQSALVKKFPSDKNGLYDLAQLYILNKDFPRAIETYAQLEKQTGANEEITFRMHQLYVYTNQPDKAMAEIDKLITENPYETRYHQAKYDLLLMMQKPEEGKAMLENLLERNPNDAFALLSLADYYKAKGNMPKSDEYLERAFANPEVELETKVKILSGMYPHAESEPAVLARMERMSASLQQLYPKSAVVMGIRGDVLQAGGKADSAKVYYRKSLAIDPTNEKVWQELLLVSSDSGDWKQMQKDAEKALEYFPNQLLFLYFFGSASSQNEDFEEAIYSFEKIKKSGTDNKDILLQAYLGLGECYQKEEQFSKSDENFEAALSLSPGNPLVLNNYAYFLSLRNERLEDASKMVQQALQKEPGNGAYQDTYGWILYLQGNYKGAEEWIGKSVSNNGGAEVLEHYGDVQAKLGDMAKAKDFWQKALDKGAKFDLNTKIAHGSR; translated from the coding sequence ATGAATAAGTTCCTGCTTTCCCTCCTTGTATTGGTCCTTGCCTTGGGGTCCGGTAACGCCATGGCGCAAAAAAAGGAGAAAAAAGGCAAAAAGGGCAACGTCACCAAAACCGCAGCCATTGATCCAAAGACCAAGGAGCGGATCGATTACCTTTTCATCGAGGCCAATACCCTTTACCTGCAAGAAAAGAAGACAGAGGCCATCGCTTTGCTGAAGGAACTGCTCGCATTGGACTCCAAAAACCACGCAGCACTCTATCAAGTCGGAAAAATCAACAACGAGCTGCAAAACTTCGGCGAAGGCATGAAGTATTGTAAGTCCGCGCTGGACTTGAACCCGGAAAACTATTGGTACTACGCCGAATTGGTGATCGCCTACCAAGGAGCGCGTGAAATGGGCAAAGCCTTGGAGGTACAAAGTGCGTTGGTCAAGAAATTCCCCTCAGACAAAAATGGACTATACGATCTGGCACAGTTGTATATCCTGAACAAGGATTTCCCGCGTGCAATCGAAACCTACGCGCAATTGGAAAAACAAACTGGCGCAAACGAGGAAATCACCTTTCGCATGCACCAACTGTATGTGTACACCAATCAGCCAGACAAGGCGATGGCGGAAATCGACAAGCTGATTACCGAGAATCCCTATGAGACACGCTATCATCAAGCAAAATACGATCTCCTTTTGATGATGCAGAAGCCGGAGGAAGGCAAAGCCATGCTGGAAAACCTCCTGGAACGCAACCCCAACGATGCCTTCGCCTTGCTTTCCCTCGCCGATTATTACAAGGCAAAAGGGAACATGCCCAAGTCGGATGAATACTTGGAGCGTGCATTTGCCAATCCGGAGGTGGAGCTCGAAACAAAAGTGAAAATTCTGAGCGGGATGTACCCGCATGCCGAATCGGAACCTGCCGTGCTTGCACGCATGGAACGCATGAGCGCCTCTTTGCAGCAATTGTACCCCAAATCAGCCGTTGTGATGGGTATCAGGGGCGATGTGCTCCAAGCTGGCGGAAAAGCGGATTCGGCAAAAGTTTATTACCGTAAATCCTTGGCCATTGACCCCACCAACGAAAAGGTCTGGCAGGAATTGCTGCTGGTGTCTTCCGATTCCGGCGATTGGAAACAAATGCAGAAGGATGCGGAAAAGGCCTTGGAATACTTCCCCAATCAGCTGCTGTTTCTGTACTTCTTCGGATCAGCAAGTTCGCAGAATGAGGATTTCGAAGAGGCGATCTATTCCTTTGAGAAGATCAAAAAAAGCGGCACCGACAACAAGGACATTCTGCTTCAAGCCTATTTGGGCCTCGGCGAATGCTACCAAAAGGAAGAACAATTCTCAAAATCCGATGAAAATTTCGAGGCTGCATTGAGCCTTTCACCGGGGAATCCGCTGGTGCTGAACAACTACGCCTACTTCCTCTCGCTGCGCAACGAGCGATTGGAAGATGCCTCCAAAATGGTACAGCAGGCACTTCAAAAGGAACCTGGCAACGGCGCCTACCAAGACACCTATGGTTGGATTTTGTATCTGCAGGGCAATTACAAGGGTGCCGAGGAATGGATTGGCAAGTCGGTGAGCAACAATGGCGGCGCGGAAGTGCTGGAACACTATGGCGACGTCCAAGCAAAACTCGGCGATATGGCCAAGGCCAAGGACTTCTGGCAAAAAGCCCTCGACAAAGGCGCAAAATTTGACCTGAATACCAAAATCGCCCACGGCTCAAGATGA
- a CDS encoding DUF4292 domain-containing protein has translation MSKGRLFFFISALLLFASCKQRPISNADSEVRGMDKEKAMEGHSNSHLKFEVLTLKGKADFADLAQGNSIGFTYRIDIAKDSLILVNLSKFGVPAMNLLLARDTVKMKMQLNQTASVCDYGLFKKMVGMDFDLPKFQGFLLGETDLQEPLTITSGKGNPVVLEGARPNGQMSWILNSRNFKLEKMRISDPILGKESILTYSDFEKVEGQAVASTLMLEVTQPQKVRIELHHTGIAFDKEKVDFRFRIPSAYEIKSCDQMVPQQP, from the coding sequence ATGAGCAAAGGCAGACTCTTCTTTTTTATTTCGGCCTTGTTGCTCTTTGCGAGCTGCAAGCAGCGCCCGATTTCCAATGCGGATTCGGAAGTCCGCGGCATGGACAAGGAGAAGGCGATGGAAGGCCATTCGAACAGCCATCTCAAATTTGAAGTCCTGACGCTCAAAGGGAAGGCAGATTTCGCAGATCTTGCGCAGGGCAATTCGATCGGATTCACATACCGCATCGACATCGCCAAAGACAGCTTGATCTTGGTCAATTTGTCCAAATTTGGTGTGCCGGCGATGAACCTCTTGTTGGCAAGGGACACCGTCAAGATGAAAATGCAACTCAACCAAACGGCTTCCGTCTGCGACTACGGCTTGTTCAAGAAAATGGTGGGAATGGACTTTGATCTTCCCAAGTTTCAAGGGTTTCTCCTGGGTGAAACCGACCTTCAAGAACCCTTGACGATCACCTCCGGAAAAGGCAATCCTGTGGTCCTGGAAGGCGCCCGTCCCAACGGTCAAATGTCTTGGATACTGAACAGCCGCAATTTCAAGTTGGAAAAGATGCGCATTTCAGACCCTATCTTGGGCAAGGAATCGATTTTGACCTACTCCGACTTTGAAAAAGTCGAGGGTCAAGCCGTCGCTTCCACTTTGATGTTGGAGGTAACCCAGCCTCAAAAGGTGCGTATTGAACTTCATCACACAGGAATTGCGTTTGACAAGGAAAAAGTTGACTTCAGATTCAGGATCCCATCGGCCTACGAAATCAAGTCCTGCGACCAGATGGTTCCGCAGCAACCGTAA